Genomic window (Candidatus Zixiibacteriota bacterium):
CGAGTTCATGCGTGAGCCGGCGGACATCGGAGCCGTCGGGGTTCATGGTATAGATTTCCAGATCGCCGGAGCGCAGCGAGGTGAAGACGATCTTCTTGCCGTCGGGAGAATAGACGGCCTCGGCATCGTAGCGCGGCGAATTAGTGATGTTCTTCAGATCGCGGCCGTCGGGATTGGCGGAGTAGATATCGTAGCCGGGATAGAGCGCCCAAACATAGCCGCGGCTGAAGTCGGGCGGCGGCGGACAGGCGGAGTCGGCGGCATGGGTAGAGGCATAGATGATGCGCCGGCCGTCGGGCTGAATAAACGCGCAAGTGGTACGCCCTTGCCCCGTCGAGACCAGGCGGCGATTGGAGCCGTCGGAGTTCATCAGGTAAATCTGATCGCAGTTGTACGGCGGGATGTTCGACTGGAAGATCAACTGCTTGGCGTCGTAGGAGAAGTAGGCCTCGGCGTTTTCGCCGGTAAAGGTCAACTGTTTGATGTTGTGCAGATGCCGTTCCTGTGCGCGCCAGGCGGTGGAA
Coding sequences:
- a CDS encoding PD40 domain-containing protein, yielding MKSAAPTPAADSTAWRAQERHLHNIKQLTFTGENAEAYFSYDAKQLIFQSNIPPYNCDQIYLMNSDGSNRRLVSTGQGRTTCAFIQPDGRRIIYASTHAADSACPPPPDFSRGYVWALYPGYDIYSANPDGRDLKNITNSPRYDAEAVYSPDGKKIVFTSLRSGDLEIYTMNPDGSDVRRLTHELGYDGGPFFSYDGTKIIYRASRPKTAKDSADYLSLLQDDMIRPSELEIWIMDADGSNQHQITHLGKANFAPYLHPDGKRLVFCSNHRGNPREFDIFMINLDGTGLEQITFNPTFDGFPMWSHDGKKFVFCSNRDNRKEGETNVFIADWLD